One Labeo rohita strain BAU-BD-2019 unplaced genomic scaffold, IGBB_LRoh.1.0 scaffold_84, whole genome shotgun sequence genomic region harbors:
- the tbc1d13 gene encoding TBC1 domain family member 13: MSSSYKNRIQEFKATLSEQKIDLKALRELCFSGIPCEGGIRALCWKILLNYLPPDQALWETFLTKQRDVYAQFLREMIIQPGIAKANLGVSREDVTLEDHPLNPNPDSRWNTYFKDNEVLLQIDKDVRRLYPDMAFFQRPTDFPCQLILDPQNEYETLRRRVEQTTLKAQTVNRNRSGVTNVSSPGKALNLYPSNEYEVLPNGCEAHWEVVERILFIYAKLNPGIAYVQGMNEIVGPIYYTFATDPNSQWKEHAEADTFFCFTNLMSENRDNFIKSLDDSQCGITFKMESVFSKLKEKDTELYMRLQEQNIKPQYFTFRWLTLLLSQEFLLPDVIRIWDSLFSDQDRFEFLIPVCCAMLTLIRDQLLAGDFTTNMRLLQDYPISDVHAILIKAKELQDSL; the protein is encoded by the exons ATGTCGAGTTCCTACAAAAACAG GATCCAGGAGTTTAAGGCGACTCTGAGCGAGCAGAAGATCGATCTCAAGGCTTTGCGTGAGCTCTGCTTCAGCG GGATCCCGTGTGAAGGAGGCATTCGTGCGCTCTGCTGGAAG ATCCTGCTGAATTACCTGCCGCCAGATCAGGCGTTATGGGAGACGTTCCTGACAAAACAGag GGATGTGTACGCCCAGTTTTTGCGAGAGATGATCATTCAGCCTGGGATCGCCAAGGCAAACCTGGGTGTGTCTCGAGAGGACGTGAcgctggaggatcat CCTCTGAATCCAAACCCGGACAGTCGGTGGAACACCTACTTCAAAGACAATGAAGTTCTGCTGCAGATCGATAAAGACGTCAG ACGGTTGTACCCAGACATGGCGTTCTTCCAGCGGCCCACCGACTTCCCCTGCCAGCTGATTCTGGACCCGCAGAACGAGTATGAGACGTTACGGAGACGCGTGGAGCAGACGACTCTCAAAGCCCAGACGGTGAACCGGAACCGCAGCGGCGTCACTaac GTGAGTTCTCCGGGGAAGGCCTTAAACCTGTATCCCTCTAACGAGTACGAGGTGTTACCGAACGGCTGCGAAGCGCACTGGGAAGTGGTCGAGCGGATCCTCTTCATCTACGCCAAACTCAACCCGGGCATCGCTTACGTTCAGGGCATGAACGAGATCGTGGGTCCCATTTACTACACCTTCGCCACAGACCCCAACAGCCAGTGGAAGG AGCACGCGGAGGCCGACACGTTCTTCTGCTTCACCAACCTGATGTCTGAGAACAGAGATAACTTCATCAAAAGTCTGGACGACTCTCAGTGCGGCATCACCTTCAAGATGGAGAGCGTCTTCTCCAAACTCAAGGAGAAAGACACGGAGCTCTACATGAGGCTG CAAGAGCAGAACATCAAGCCGCAGTATTTCACCTTCCGCTGGCTGACGCTGCTGCTGTCTCAAGAGTTCCTGCTTCCAGACGTCATCCGGATCTGGGATTCGCTCTTCTCGGATCAGGATCGGTTTGAGTTCCTCATCCCCGTGTGCTGCGCCATGCTGAC aCTGATTCGAGATCAGTTACTGGCTGGAGACTTTACAACTAACATGAGATTACTGCAG GATTATCCCATCTCTGATGTTCACGCCATCCTCATCAAAGCGAAAGAACTGCAGGACAGTTTGTAG